The DNA window CTCACTGCCTTGCGAGGCCAAAAAATCACCATGTGCGGATGCCAATCGAACGAAATCACGTCTCGCGAGCAACTGAGACAAAATTCTCACCTTCTTGAACTGTGAGTTTTTGGCCTCGGGAGGCAGTGAGCAAATTGAACGTGTGAAGTTTTGCTCACTGTGTGCGCCGGGCTTAAGTGAAACATGTTTAGGCAACACACATATTCTTTCATATTTTTCAAAGCaggggaggtgcttattcaagcaattaCTGCATTACTCACTGTCAGTAACACTGGCTGCCTTATTTTAGGAGTTTGTTTGCAAATTTGCCTTTACATTTCTTTGAATTTCTAATCTAGTAACAATAGTGCAAAACTACATGGTCTCacattttcttaaaaatgtcatttttttacTTGAAAGTTGTTGATTGTTCTGTATACTCCATACTTTACTGTGGTTTCTAAAGAAACAGAACTCAAAGAAACAGAAAATTAAGTAGTCTTACCAGGGATAATGAATAAAGGGCTACAAAAATTGATTTTTCAATAGCAGATTGAATAGCTTTTTAATTAGTTTGAAAATATCtgcattcttttttatttgggATGGCAGTCTTATTTACAAGATACCCTGGGAGTCCACATTGCATAAAGGGTGAACCCATGGAAccgcttgtttttttttttttttagtgtgaAAGCTTTGGTCGAGGTTCAttggtatgtaaaaaaaatttgaatttatttatcttttttcctgtgtaatggggggggggggtcaacaTTTCACCTGTGTTAGAGAAAAAATTGGTAACATGTGAAGCATTTGCCTAAAAATGCCTGTGAGGGAGGCTAGTAAAGCATGAATCGGGGACACATTTCTACTAAACTTGCAATGTGCAGTCAGGTTTGTTGTAAGCTTGGTACTGTACTTTGGAAAGCGTTAACATGTCAGGTATTTTGGGAGGGGGTAGCATTGAGGATCAGGTTTTAATTAGCTGTAAGTATTTATCCTTGGTATTTTTTGAAAAGacagaaacaaaatgaaaGAACACGCtttaataaaagaaataatttaaaaaaataaatgttacTACCATTATACTTATTTATGAAATCGACTTTACAAAAGATTGAGATAGTTGAAAATAGATAGTTACAAATGGCATAAAGAGGCTTTCACTAGACTACATGACAGATACCCAGAACTTAGTTTTCTCCAACAATTCTTCCTGGAACAACCAAGACCCTGCCCAGGGTGCAAAAGTGTTAGTGAATTTTGATCATGCTAGGAGATATAGGATACCATCCACTATTCATTTGTCAAGCCTTTTTGGGGTTGTGATACCCTTTGTCGTAGGTTACCCATCCCACTCATGAGAAATTAAATAGTTGCCTCTGAGTCAACCTCCAAAGAAATAAAGGAAATTGTTTTAATCAGGAGATTAAAATGCAGAAGGAAGGTAAATTCACCCCAACACCGGCCCCAGGGGCAAAAACCCGTCTGAGAACAGGTTGCGTAAGATTCTCCAGGAATATTCCTGgatttcaatatttaaaaGTGCAAtgtagtaaaaataaaactagaATGTCTAGTAATTTGTTAACTCTCTTCTTTTGAAAAGATGGCACCTCCCTTTTTCATCCACGAGAGGCCAGATTTGTGTGCGTTCGCTGTTGGAAGACACTCAGGTTTGCTCTGAAATAACAACAAGCCATAAGTTTATATATTGTTCTATATTTATTGATTTTGAAATTACAGTATCTGACAGCCATTTGATGGTGTCCTCATGACAAAGAAGTAAACCCTCCTGTGTGATTAGGCTCTTTTTCCAGCTGTTGCAAGGCAAACAAGCTTGAAATTGATTGAGCCTACTGTTAGCCTacttatcaatcacatcctcgatgaaacttgcaatatacacactgctttcaatattttgaaatatttttcaggttttccgttaaaaataatcggagattgtaacgtaatcgaccggaagtaaactggtgacaatgcggctttaaaggtAAGGATTATTGTACCCTGCTAGAAGAGAGGGGGTAGACCCCTTTATaacactgaaaaaaaataagttgaGCAATTTTACATAACAGCTACTCCCCCAATGGCTCTAGTAGGATGATTGTACATATATATCCACTTTCCAACCTGGCTTTCAATGATTTGGTTCTTCACATCATCTTGTTTCTCTGGAGTTAACTCCACAAACCTAAAATTGccaaaaaaagttttaaaaccACTTTAATATTTCAACTAACAATAAGatattatttttgtgtgtgctgtcccctaatagatgcacagatgatGCAGTCAAGTTGCATGAATGTTGTTCCTGACACGCTGTGACATCTTCCTATGCATGTTCTTCTTATGCATTAGAGGACAGCagacacaaaaaaaaatagatctatttttaattaaaatgttttcttatgCTCTTATAACACACAGACCCTTGACTAATCAGAGTGCACTATTTATACATACTTGATAGCATGAGGGTCATCAGCCACAGACCCTTGACTAATCAGAGCGCACTATTTATACATACTTGATAGCATGAGGGTCATCAGCCACAGACCCTTGACTAATCAGAGCGCACTATTTATACATACTTGATAGCATGAGGGTCATCAGCCACAGCCAGATGCAATTCATTATGGCATCTCCGCAAGCATTCATTCACTTTCTGCTTGTAGCGATCTTTGTCATTTTGATACCTGGTAAATTTGGAATTAAAATGGGAAGGTTTAAATGTGAATGACTTATACTTCAACACCATTACAACAATAATACAGATCCAATTGTACAAGATTTACCCTACACAAACCTAAAATGCTGAGAGACCTCAGGTCCAGCCACCTATCTGCCTTTCTTCTTATAGATATGGTATCTATATAATACTCACATTTCTGCAGCTTCTGGGTTAAGAGGGTCCCTTGAATCTATCTTGTAGAATATTCTTTTTGCATACAATAAAACTTGCCAAAGATGATTGATATTTCTCCTGAAACAATCAGTTGTATTACAGTAGTTAGAAGGCCATAAACATCTGCACAGTTTAATGCCACTATAAACCTCATCTTCAGCTTATTATCATtcaacctttaaaaaaaatgactacAAAGAGTGAACTTTAAAATAATGGCTTGTGACTAACAAAGTGCATGTTGTTTAAGTCTGATGCACTCCACAATTGGATTGATCTCAAAACGCCTTACACAAAACATGACTGGACTACTGTATGGCCAAAGTCTTTGACACTGACACTAACCAACACTATCCTCTGGAATAATTAAAACTTGATCCATCTCATATGTCATAAAATAATTAGCTCTTGATTACAAATCAAACTTCAAAGACAGAGCTATGTATGAATGAGGATTGTTAAGCCTGGTACTATGTTACCTCCATCTAGGGAATGCCCGCCGAACATCTAGCTCCCCAGTTTCTATGTTAACCACAGGGTGAAATATGGTAGGCTTAAACACTAGAGTCTGCCAAGAGAGTAGACATGTTAAAAGGTTTGAGTCATGGAATATACTTATAGAGACAGTGGCAACAATTTTTTCTTAGGGTGCAAGAGGGTGTAAATGAAATTCTGAATGCTAAATAACACAAAACCATAACAAATTCCAATCTTGTGATTTTGCATGAAATTACTTATCATTTATTTGGGCTCAGAATCACCcaatgaaaacatttttttgttattaccTGCGAGATGACAAGGCTTTTAAACACCCGACGTTATATCATCCAACAATGAAAGGTATTTACCAGAAATGTTCTTGTTAATAAATAGTACTTGTGATAAGACATCTCAAAAAGGCTGAATAAAATTAGCATTTACAACAACCAAAATCAATAACAACTTACGGGGCAGTCACCATCTGGGAAGTTCTCTGGGATAGTCATCTGAAACTTGAAGATGCCATCTTGGTACAAACCCATACGGATGAAAATTACCCCATACCATACTGAAACAGATTAATGAAACACACATCTTAAGCCCTGGGGACATTTCCAGACATAAGATTGGACTGGTCTGGATGTCATGCTGGAATTTTTTAATTGACTCTCAAGAGCACTTGCCAGCCACTCATTCAACATTGGCAGATTATGTGATGACatctcaaaataaccatctaaaatcAAAGTTATTAACTTTATTTCTAAAGTTCAGTCTATAAAAATAGAAGTGTTCTAAAACTTGGTATTTGGCTAGGATGGCAAAATGGTGCCAGACAACTTCTACTTCTACTTCTACTTTATTAACTGATAAAACCATGTCGGTATCACAtcagtataaataaatacaaggtAAAAATATACAGATCTGTAATAATTTACATAACTTATACAATATATTcataatttgtaaaataaatttataaaataattttcaaagcCACTTTAAGACTGggaaatattgtaaatatgtGTAAGACAAATGGTGAACTAGCTTTTGTAGGGAAGACAGGATGGTGAATGTGTTGTTAAATGTCAatgcctggctaaactaggataCATTCTAAGGGCAACATGTATCATGTTACAAGTTTCCTAGTAAACACCAAAACTTGTAGCTGCATTACAAAACTGTTTCTCAGATAGATAAAAACATTCTCGTTTTTACAGAAGTTGTCACACACTTTATGTTTCTGGCTAATTAAATGTTGATAAGTTTTTCAATGGAAAGCGCTTTTCATGTGTTCACATCATATTCCTAGTATAACTCGTTTGTACCCCACCTCCTCTTCCCTAGGAACCCCTTCCCTCCTTTCAATGTTGTAGTCTGACACCTGCGACCTCAACATTGAATAGGGGGCAGGGGGgaatttttgtgttttcatttgaaaaaatagGATATTGAGTATTTAACTGATTAAGAAACCATTTTATCAACCATCTAATAGTTTAGCATAGGCCCATGCCTAGTTTAGACAGGATGGTAAAATACAAGGGTCACACTCACCAAGAGCTGACTTGGCCGCTGGTAGGACATACACACCCGGTAATCTCTGACTTCTCAGCTGGTTACTtgataaacaaacaacaagtTAGAATTGTGCTTCTACATAAACAACAGACTACAACAAGTTATAGCTGTCATACTAGATAAACATAAATAACAACAAGCTATCTCATACTaggtaaacaaacaacaacaagctATAATGGTCctactaaataaataaaaacaacagatAACAACAAGTTACTTATTATTGTTCGAATAGCATGATCTTCTAATCATTCTGTAAATTAGACAACATTAGCTGATGATAGAGACAGGAATACAGGAATCAGATAAGTTCTGACTTACTATTCCGCCATCAGAGTGTATTCGAGGAAAAACGGGCCGTAAGCTTTTACTTGCTCTGGGCTGGACCCTGAAGGAGAACGCTGTCTTGCAATCGACAAGTTCATGGATTTTTCCTCTGCTGGGGAGGGCAATGCCGGGAGCGCTTTTCGTTTGGACTTTTCCTCGCGTACTTCACGGCCATCACCGGGCTTTTTCTCATCATGTGGACTCGAGGAACTCTTTTCGTCCAAGTCTGACAAGAATAACTATGCGAAGGAACGGGATAGTGTAGAGGAATTAGTGTGTAAACAATCAAAATGCTTTTACATCGTAGCTATGTGAAAAGGAAGCTATTCTAAACCACTCGATGTTTTTCACTAAATTTTTTTGCAATTTAAGAGGACAGTCTTCAGAGATGGCGGCTACGTTTTGAGTGATGTATTTATTAGTTGATAGAACAGAGATAGGTTTAATTTGGTGATCTGTAATCTTACCTTCTTTTTAAGTTGGTGTGTTACGTTTAACATTTTTGCCGCGTTTTCATTGTGTCTTGTAGTGTAACTCAAAATAATATGTAATATTGGATAATCTTTAGTAATAGGTTAATGATAAGAGCGTAGTTTTAGCTCATAATTGCGGTGTAGAAGATCCTGTCAGGTAAACTACGATCTCATCGGATATTCAAATTACAACACAACAAACTAACACAAATCGGTCGCCATTTGGGAGCGTGGTCATGTGACACGAGCATCACATCGAGGCTACCAAAAAAGCACAGTGGGGAGGCACAGCTAATCTTGGAAAGAAGAATGTCCACCAAAAAAATAGGCATTAGTaagggcggtaggaacagtgattgttaggctaaattctgATAAACCACAAATTTCCCTCTACTTTGGCTAACGTAACTTGATCGGGTTTTCTAATCAAACACGACTAACACGGAGAGCGCGTCGCAAACAAGGCACATTTAGCCAAATTAGAGGGAAATTTGTGgttttattatcagaatttagcctaacaaacactgttcctaccgcccttTCATTAGAAATTATGCTAAGAAATGACTTATCTCCGTGAAGAAAGTAGGGTGTGTTACATTCTTACTACAGTAGCGGATCCTGGGGGAGGATTtagcctccccccccccccttttgggaTGCCAGGAAGCCATATAGTAACAAAAAACCCCGTCACTCTTTGTCACTAAGCCAAACCCCTTCTTTGGCGAagagctagatccgcccctgttcaGACTGCTTACGAATATGCAGCCTTTTGCGGCTTTATCGTAAAAAGTGGATAGAGACTAGAGTCATTTGACATTTCTAACATGATCATTTTCCATCAGAATGTTCAGTAATCTTTTACAAATCCACAGATAGGAATGCACAGAACGTAGTTATAAACTTCATATAATCAATATGCGAATTTTTGTGATTCTTGAATAAGGCTCGATTTCTAGCTCGTTTCTGTGAGTACACCACAGGTATGCGTCCGTAAGCCTATTCAGCGCTGATTGTTGTAGGGGCATGTAGGAATCGAATTATTTTCGATTTTTGAACGCGATCATTGGCTGTGATAAAGTGAAATGTGAACGCGTGACTCGATTGTTTCTATgagttttttaatgtttttttctaaaactGTTTTCATGTTCCATCTTGAGTTTGCGTACATTTCACCATATTTCAGTTCACTTCTATTATATCTTTTCACAAAAGATGTCATATGAACAAGCTTGACTGAGCAAAAAAGAACACAAGCCCAATAGTGGCTATGTAGACCTAGGTCATAGTATGCTATGCATGATGACATCACTTCACTACActactatagcaacacaccAACTCCTAAGAGACGCTAACGTGAAAGACCCTTTATTTTTCCCTctacatctcagcgagctgtgcgtggtgTAACCGACAGGGCTATGAGTCTGGTTATGACCTCCCTATCAATGTGTGGGTATCTCTGGTACTTGTTTGTTGTACAGTTCGTTAGCTAGCCGTGAAGCTTTAACTGCCATAAGGTGTTTCAGCATATGTCTAGGGGTATGGTGtatttttcgcattttatTTCATCTGAATCAAATTTGATT is part of the Nematostella vectensis chromosome 13, jaNemVect1.1, whole genome shotgun sequence genome and encodes:
- the LOC5518028 gene encoding protein AKTIP homolog — translated: MLNVTHQLKKKLFLSDLDEKSSSSPHDEKKPGDGREVREEKSKRKALPALPSPAEEKSMNLSIARQRSPSGSSPEQVKAYGPFFLEYTLMAEYNQLRSQRLPGVYVLPAAKSALVWYGVIFIRMGLYQDGIFKFQMTIPENFPDGDCPTLVFKPTIFHPVVNIETGELDVRRAFPRWRRNINHLWQVLLYAKRIFYKIDSRDPLNPEAAEMYQNDKDRYKQKVNECLRRCHNELHLAVADDPHAIKFVELTPEKQDDVKNQIIESQSKPECLPTANAHKSGLSWMKKGGAIFSKEES